A portion of the Paenibacillus sp. PvR098 genome contains these proteins:
- the prli42 gene encoding stressosome-associated protein Prli42 yields the protein MQNKLIFKIIIYVMIASMLLSTLLFTVGMLL from the coding sequence GTGCAGAACAAACTCATTTTCAAAATTATCATTTATGTGATGATCGCATCCATGCTGCTATCTACCCTGCTCTTTACGGTAGGAATGCTGCTTTAA
- a CDS encoding NUDIX hydrolase — translation MSQVHHKKFEEVTLSTQPIFQGKIISLQVDTVKLPNGSEATREIIKHPGAVAVLALTPDDRMLVVEQYRKPLEKSQIEIPAGKLDPGEEPERCARRELVEETGYTCGSLRHLSSFYTSPGFADELLHLYVAEDLTKGEAQPDEDEFLEIEAITLEQAQQYMAEGRISDAKTIMAVYAWQIYKLTGKF, via the coding sequence ATGAGCCAAGTTCATCATAAAAAATTCGAAGAAGTTACTCTCTCCACTCAGCCTATTTTCCAAGGGAAAATCATTTCGCTTCAAGTGGATACCGTCAAGCTGCCGAACGGCAGCGAGGCCACCCGTGAAATTATCAAGCACCCCGGAGCAGTAGCCGTTCTCGCGCTCACCCCGGACGACCGCATGCTTGTCGTGGAACAATACCGCAAACCGCTCGAAAAAAGCCAGATCGAAATACCGGCAGGCAAATTGGATCCGGGCGAGGAACCTGAGCGCTGCGCACGGCGGGAGCTGGTGGAAGAGACAGGCTACACTTGCGGCTCGCTGCGTCACCTTAGTTCATTCTATACGTCCCCCGGCTTTGCCGATGAGCTCCTTCACTTGTATGTTGCTGAAGACCTGACCAAAGGAGAGGCGCAGCCGGACGAGGATGAATTCCTTGAAATCGAAGCGATTACTCTGGAACAAGCTCAACAGTATATGGCGGAGGGACGAATCAGCGACGCCAAAACGATCATGGCGGTATACGCTTGGCAGATATATAAGCTGACAGGGAAGTTCTGA
- the spoIIM gene encoding stage II sporulation protein M — translation MMRSRTLEQYMKEHLSLYIFVGVIFVSGVVFGAVMVNALSLEQNQEITRYLGSFFSSVNQGGLEGEVAGSMKESFAMHIKWVLIIWILGLSVIGLPLILILDFLKGVLIGFTVGYMVGALSWKGLLFALVSVVPQNLVVIPLLIICSVSAMSFSIHLVKNRFISRKDPLYEPFMRLSGTILASAVLLFGVALFEAHVSPVMMKWVTPMLITMPAS, via the coding sequence ATGATGCGGAGCCGAACGCTGGAGCAATATATGAAGGAGCACCTGTCGCTGTATATTTTTGTTGGAGTTATATTCGTAAGCGGAGTCGTTTTTGGTGCCGTTATGGTGAACGCCTTGTCGTTGGAACAGAATCAGGAGATAACAAGGTATCTAGGCAGCTTTTTTTCCTCCGTGAATCAAGGCGGATTAGAGGGAGAGGTTGCAGGCTCCATGAAGGAGTCCTTCGCCATGCATATCAAATGGGTGCTGATCATCTGGATTCTCGGGTTGTCCGTGATCGGGCTGCCTCTCATACTCATACTTGATTTTTTGAAGGGCGTACTGATCGGGTTTACGGTTGGTTATATGGTGGGTGCGCTTTCGTGGAAAGGGCTGCTGTTCGCGCTGGTGTCGGTCGTTCCGCAGAATTTGGTTGTGATTCCGCTGCTGATCATATGCAGTGTCTCTGCGATGTCGTTCTCCATTCACCTCGTGAAGAATCGCTTTATCAGCCGAAAAGACCCCCTCTATGAGCCTTTCATGCGGCTTTCCGGCACGATTCTCGCTTCCGCGGTATTACTGTTCGGAGTAGCCTTGTTCGAAGCACATGTTTCTCCCGTCATGATGAAATGGGTTACGCCGATGCTCATCACAATGCCTGCCTCTTAA
- a CDS encoding alpha-ketoacid dehydrogenase subunit beta, which translates to MAVITYLEAIRTAMKEEMERDEDVFVLGEDVGKGGVMNATKGLRDQFGEERVMDTPLAESAIAGVAIGAAMYGMKPVAEMQYADFMFPATNQIVSEAALIRYRSNNDWNCPVVIRAPYGATGGGALYHSQCPESVFFGIPGLKIVAPSNPYDAKGLLKAAIRDADPVLYFEHKKCYLGVTGEVPEEDYIVPIGKADVKREGTDITVISYGLTVQYALRAAEELAKEGISAHILDLRTLQPLDKEAILKAASKTGKVLIIHEDNKTGGVGAEVSAIIAEELLFELDAPIVRLCAPDVPAVGMNPPMEKFFLLNADKIMEAMRKLALF; encoded by the coding sequence GTGGCCGTCATTACCTATTTGGAAGCCATTCGTACGGCAATGAAAGAAGAAATGGAACGGGACGAGGATGTATTCGTCCTCGGTGAGGATGTAGGAAAGGGAGGCGTCATGAACGCGACCAAAGGTCTGCGGGACCAATTCGGAGAAGAACGCGTGATGGACACACCTCTTGCCGAATCAGCCATTGCAGGTGTTGCTATTGGGGCGGCGATGTATGGCATGAAGCCCGTAGCGGAGATGCAGTACGCGGACTTTATGTTCCCGGCGACGAACCAGATCGTCAGTGAGGCGGCTCTGATCCGCTACCGATCCAATAACGATTGGAACTGTCCGGTTGTTATCCGAGCTCCTTATGGAGCGACGGGAGGAGGAGCCCTGTACCATTCTCAATGCCCGGAATCCGTATTCTTCGGCATTCCCGGATTGAAGATCGTGGCTCCATCCAATCCTTACGATGCCAAAGGGCTGCTTAAGGCGGCCATTCGTGACGCGGATCCGGTTCTTTATTTCGAGCATAAAAAATGCTACTTGGGCGTCACGGGCGAAGTCCCGGAAGAGGATTACATTGTGCCGATCGGTAAAGCTGATGTGAAGCGGGAAGGCACTGATATTACTGTTATTAGCTACGGCTTAACCGTACAATATGCACTGAGAGCGGCCGAAGAGTTGGCAAAAGAAGGCATCAGCGCGCATATTTTGGATTTGCGCACCCTTCAGCCGCTCGACAAAGAAGCGATTCTCAAAGCAGCGAGCAAGACCGGCAAGGTGCTGATTATTCATGAGGACAATAAAACGGGCGGCGTCGGAGCGGAAGTGTCTGCGATCATCGCGGAAGAGCTTCTGTTCGAGCTCGATGCGCCGATTGTGCGGCTGTGTGCGCCCGACGTGCCGGCTGTAGGAATGAATCCGCCGATGGAGAAGTTTTTCCTCCTGAACGCGGATAAAATTATGGAAGCCATGCGTAAGCTGGCATTGTTCTAA
- a CDS encoding Fur family transcriptional regulator, protein MESRIEKIKQQLQSQGYKLTPQREATVRVLLENEEDHLSAEDVFMLVKDKAPEIGLATVYRTLELLSELHVLEKMNFGDGVARYDLRNDSTHHHHHHLICVQCGAVDEIMEDWLGMLEERLEQEFRFQVLDHRLDFQGICHRCRDKNKT, encoded by the coding sequence ATGGAATCTCGCATTGAAAAGATAAAGCAGCAGCTGCAATCGCAAGGCTACAAGCTGACGCCGCAGCGGGAAGCAACCGTCAGGGTTCTGCTTGAGAACGAGGAAGACCATCTGAGCGCGGAAGATGTGTTCATGCTCGTGAAAGATAAAGCGCCGGAGATCGGCCTTGCTACGGTATACCGAACGTTGGAATTGCTCAGTGAGCTGCATGTGCTCGAGAAGATGAATTTTGGAGACGGTGTGGCCCGATACGATCTGCGTAACGACAGTACTCATCATCATCATCACCATTTAATTTGCGTGCAGTGCGGGGCCGTGGACGAAATCATGGAGGATTGGCTTGGGATGCTGGAGGAACGGCTTGAGCAGGAGTTCCGCTTTCAAGTGCTGGATCACCGGCTTGATTTCCAAGGCATCTGTCACCGCTGCAGGGATAAGAACAAAACCTGA
- the ald gene encoding alanine dehydrogenase: MIIGIPKEIKSNENRVALTPGGAAMLMAAGHTVLVEAGAGTGSGFSDEDYAKEGGVILPTAAEVWARSEMIMKVKEPLPQEFGYFREGLTLFTYLHLAAEQLLTEALVRSKVTSIAYETIQLPSGTLPLLMPMSEVAGRMSVQVGAQFLEQFYGGRGILLGGVPGVPPADVIILGGGIVGTNAAKMALGLGANVVVIERSADRLRYLDDVFHGRIRTLMSNPYNIANAVQKADLLIGAVLIPGAKAPKLVTEEMVMQMKPGAVIVDVAVDQGGSIATVDRVTTHSQPTYEKHGVIHYAVANMPGAVPRTSTLALTNVTISYALELAGKGVIRALYGNPPLKHGVNTYKGHVTHSAVAEAVGIPFTGLDTLLPIS, from the coding sequence ATGATCATCGGCATACCAAAGGAAATCAAGAGCAACGAAAATCGGGTAGCGTTGACTCCTGGGGGCGCTGCGATGTTGATGGCGGCAGGTCATACCGTTCTCGTGGAGGCTGGAGCGGGGACCGGCAGCGGCTTCAGCGACGAGGATTATGCGAAGGAAGGCGGTGTCATCCTTCCGACAGCGGCTGAGGTTTGGGCAAGGTCAGAAATGATCATGAAGGTGAAGGAGCCGCTGCCTCAGGAGTTCGGTTATTTTCGGGAAGGGTTAACGCTCTTTACCTATTTGCATTTGGCGGCCGAACAGCTCCTGACCGAAGCGCTCGTCCGCAGTAAGGTGACGAGTATCGCCTACGAAACGATACAACTGCCAAGTGGCACCCTGCCGCTGCTCATGCCGATGAGCGAAGTGGCTGGCCGGATGTCTGTTCAAGTCGGAGCTCAGTTTCTGGAGCAATTCTATGGAGGCCGCGGTATTCTGCTCGGAGGCGTTCCCGGGGTGCCGCCAGCAGATGTCATTATTCTGGGCGGAGGGATCGTCGGAACCAATGCTGCCAAGATGGCTCTTGGGCTTGGAGCTAACGTCGTTGTGATCGAGAGAAGCGCAGATCGGCTTCGCTACCTTGACGATGTGTTTCACGGACGGATTCGAACGCTCATGTCCAATCCTTATAATATCGCCAATGCGGTGCAAAAGGCGGATCTACTGATCGGCGCCGTCCTGATCCCTGGCGCGAAAGCGCCAAAGCTGGTTACAGAAGAGATGGTGATGCAGATGAAGCCGGGAGCCGTCATTGTCGATGTGGCCGTCGATCAGGGTGGTTCCATCGCGACCGTGGACCGGGTGACTACACACAGCCAGCCGACATACGAGAAGCACGGCGTCATTCATTACGCCGTTGCGAATATGCCTGGAGCCGTGCCGCGTACCTCTACGCTCGCTTTAACCAATGTAACGATCTCGTATGCTTTGGAGCTGGCCGGCAAGGGGGTAATTCGGGCTCTATACGGTAATCCGCCGCTTAAACACGGTGTGAACACGTATAAGGGTCACGTAACTCACAGCGCTGTTGCGGAGGCGGTCGGCATACCTTTTACCGGCCTGGATACGCTTTTACCGATCAGTTAA
- a CDS encoding M20/M25/M40 family metallo-hydrolase: MIEQNRLVAEFIELIQVDSETRHEQEISRVLKDKFTALGLKVEEDDTAAKTGHGSGNLICTLPASPGKAAAAKLFFTSHMDTVTPGKSIKPQIGDDGYIRSDGTTILGSDDKAGLAAMLEAIRVLKDNQIEHGQIQFIITAGEESGLLGSRAMDAKWMDADFGYALDSNGDIGAIAVAAPTQAKVNMTFWGRSAHAGVNPEDGVSAITVASKAISRMPLGRIDKETTANIGRFEGGVDGATNIVVERVRLEGEARSITQEKMHAQVEKMRKACEEAAGEMGAKLDFQSEVIYPAYMYDESAPVVKLAMKALGECGCTPHTFHSGGGSDANMFNGMGIPTVNLAIGYLDIHTTKERIAVKDLVKTSEVVVKIIQEVAKGS, encoded by the coding sequence ATGATTGAACAAAATCGATTAGTGGCCGAATTTATCGAGCTAATCCAGGTGGACAGCGAAACGCGTCACGAGCAGGAAATCAGCCGGGTGCTAAAAGATAAGTTCACGGCGCTCGGTCTTAAAGTAGAAGAAGACGATACGGCAGCCAAGACGGGGCATGGCTCGGGCAACCTGATTTGTACGCTTCCGGCCTCGCCCGGCAAGGCTGCTGCTGCGAAGCTGTTCTTCACCTCGCATATGGATACCGTCACTCCGGGTAAAAGCATTAAGCCGCAAATCGGTGATGACGGGTACATCCGCAGCGACGGTACAACGATTCTCGGCAGCGATGATAAAGCGGGATTGGCTGCGATGCTCGAAGCCATCCGCGTGCTGAAGGACAACCAAATCGAGCATGGCCAAATCCAATTCATCATTACGGCCGGAGAAGAATCGGGCTTGCTTGGTTCCCGGGCGATGGATGCCAAATGGATGGATGCGGACTTCGGCTATGCGCTCGATTCGAACGGCGATATCGGGGCCATTGCCGTAGCCGCTCCGACGCAAGCCAAAGTAAACATGACCTTCTGGGGCCGTTCCGCGCATGCGGGCGTTAATCCTGAGGACGGGGTCAGCGCGATTACGGTGGCAAGCAAAGCGATTTCTCGTATGCCGTTAGGCCGCATCGACAAAGAAACGACGGCTAACATCGGCCGCTTTGAAGGCGGTGTGGACGGCGCTACGAACATCGTTGTGGAGCGGGTTCGATTGGAAGGCGAGGCACGCAGCATCACGCAGGAGAAAATGCACGCTCAGGTGGAAAAGATGCGCAAAGCGTGCGAGGAAGCGGCAGGCGAGATGGGCGCGAAGCTGGACTTTCAAAGCGAGGTCATCTATCCCGCCTATATGTATGACGAATCGGCGCCGGTCGTGAAGCTGGCGATGAAGGCGCTCGGCGAATGCGGATGCACACCGCACACCTTCCACTCCGGCGGCGGCAGCGACGCTAACATGTTCAACGGCATGGGGATTCCGACCGTTAACTTGGCGATCGGGTATCTGGACATTCATACAACTAAAGAACGCATTGCGGTCAAGGATTTAGTCAAGACCTCCGAAGTTGTGGTCAAGATTATACAGGAAGTCGCGAAAGGTTCTTAA
- a CDS encoding dihydrolipoamide acetyltransferase family protein, which produces MKENIKGTEVTVPHLAESLVSATVGKWLKQPGDYIEQYDVLCELITDKVTVEMPSPIEGRLVRLLVDDGATAAVGEAICIIEEPQQAAAGAAGHGGQQPEQLLSTSSRPSAEAGNTGMGSRFSPAVLKLAAENGISLSDIQGTGLGGRITRKDVEAFVASGTAARSGWSKQAANANMAAATAGVFIPEPPKVSVRSTGIHLSETPPLAKIEVEGHPEGRGEYLIDVTPIRNTIASRMRQSVTEIPHAWTMIEVDVTNLVLLRSKLKDEFMKQEGINLTYLAFLLKAVVSAIKDYPIMNSVWAVDKIIVKRDINISLAVGTEDFVVTPVIKKADQKNIAGLAREIDDLTRRGRAGKLSLSDLEGGTFTVNNTGSFGSILSYPIINYPQAAILTFESIVKKPVVIQDMIAVRSMVNLCLSLDHRILDGVICGRFLQRVKENLEGFNQDTKLY; this is translated from the coding sequence GTGAAAGAGAACATCAAGGGGACCGAGGTTACGGTTCCTCATTTAGCAGAGAGTCTAGTTTCGGCAACGGTCGGCAAATGGCTCAAACAGCCTGGGGATTACATTGAGCAGTACGATGTGCTTTGTGAGCTGATTACGGATAAAGTGACGGTAGAGATGCCTTCGCCGATTGAGGGCAGGCTCGTTCGCCTGCTGGTAGATGACGGGGCTACGGCTGCCGTAGGCGAAGCGATCTGCATTATTGAAGAACCGCAGCAAGCGGCTGCTGGCGCGGCGGGACATGGCGGTCAGCAACCAGAACAGCTGCTAAGCACCTCGTCTCGTCCCTCTGCGGAAGCAGGGAATACAGGGATGGGAAGCCGTTTCTCTCCAGCGGTCCTGAAGCTGGCGGCGGAGAACGGCATTTCCCTAAGCGATATTCAGGGAACAGGCTTAGGCGGCCGTATTACGAGAAAAGACGTTGAAGCGTTCGTGGCTTCAGGGACTGCTGCCAGATCAGGTTGGTCCAAGCAGGCGGCAAATGCGAACATGGCGGCAGCAACGGCAGGCGTATTCATTCCAGAGCCTCCGAAAGTGTCGGTTCGATCGACGGGTATTCATTTATCGGAAACCCCGCCTTTAGCAAAAATCGAGGTCGAAGGACATCCGGAAGGCCGTGGAGAATATTTGATTGATGTGACTCCGATCCGTAATACGATTGCGAGCCGCATGCGTCAGAGCGTCACGGAAATCCCGCACGCATGGACGATGATCGAAGTGGATGTCACCAATCTGGTACTTCTTCGCAGCAAGCTGAAGGATGAGTTCATGAAGCAGGAAGGCATCAATCTGACTTATCTTGCATTTCTGCTTAAGGCCGTTGTGAGTGCGATCAAGGACTATCCGATTATGAACTCGGTTTGGGCCGTAGATAAGATTATCGTTAAGAGGGATATCAATATTTCTCTAGCTGTAGGGACTGAGGATTTTGTGGTTACGCCGGTGATCAAGAAGGCCGATCAAAAAAACATTGCCGGCCTCGCCCGGGAAATCGATGATTTGACCCGGAGAGGGAGAGCCGGCAAGCTGTCGCTTAGCGATTTAGAGGGTGGTACGTTCACAGTGAACAACACGGGTTCGTTCGGATCAATTCTTTCGTATCCGATTATCAACTATCCGCAGGCTGCCATCCTAACCTTCGAGTCCATCGTGAAAAAGCCGGTTGTGATTCAGGACATGATCGCTGTTCGTTCGATGGTCAACCTGTGCTTGTCCCTCGATCATCGCATTCTGGACGGGGTAATCTGCGGAAGGTTCCTGCAGCGTGTTAAGGAAAATCTGGAAGGGTTCAACCAGGATACGAAGCTTTACTAA
- a CDS encoding endonuclease Q family protein, whose protein sequence is MTLQAYYADLHIHIGRTEAGEAVKISAANNLTFYNIAKEASEHKGIDIVGIIDCHSPGVQREMQHYLERGDMEELSGGGIQYHNTTVLLGCEIEVRDPGMGTAHLIAYLPKLSDMQHFTEWLRQYMKNVQLSSQRIYVTARELQREVIDRGGLMVPAHIFTPHKSIYGSCSTRMEHLLDLDGIAAVELGLSADSVMAGYISELDHYTFLTNSDAHSLPKIAREYNKLALERPTFEELRKALAGENGRRVLANYGLNPRLGKYHRTYCGSCSCILDEQDAVATERCLYCGSTKIVSGVMDRILDIADREEPVMPAERPTYYYQVPLEYIPGLGPKTLRRLLTRFGTEMNMLHRASYEELAEAAGETIARYLTEARTGTLELTAGGGGKYGKVKI, encoded by the coding sequence ATGACGCTTCAGGCTTATTACGCAGACCTGCATATCCATATCGGAAGAACGGAAGCAGGAGAAGCCGTCAAGATCAGCGCGGCGAACAACCTGACGTTTTATAACATTGCAAAGGAAGCCTCCGAGCATAAAGGCATCGATATCGTCGGTATCATTGATTGTCATTCCCCAGGTGTGCAGCGTGAGATGCAGCATTATTTGGAGCGGGGGGACATGGAGGAGCTTAGCGGAGGAGGCATCCAATATCACAACACGACTGTCCTGTTAGGCTGTGAAATCGAAGTTCGGGATCCAGGCATGGGAACAGCCCACCTGATCGCGTATTTACCCAAGCTCAGCGATATGCAGCATTTTACGGAATGGCTCCGCCAATACATGAAGAACGTCCAGCTCAGCTCTCAGCGCATTTATGTCACGGCCCGCGAGCTTCAGCGAGAGGTCATCGACCGGGGAGGTCTGATGGTGCCCGCTCACATTTTCACCCCGCATAAAAGCATATACGGCAGCTGCTCTACACGAATGGAGCATTTGCTCGATTTAGACGGCATCGCAGCCGTAGAGCTGGGCTTAAGTGCGGATTCGGTCATGGCGGGCTATATCAGTGAGTTGGATCACTACACGTTTCTGACCAACTCCGACGCGCATTCTTTACCCAAAATCGCCCGTGAATATAACAAACTGGCACTGGAGCGACCTACCTTTGAAGAATTGCGTAAGGCTTTGGCTGGGGAAAACGGACGAAGGGTGCTCGCGAACTATGGTTTGAATCCGCGTCTCGGCAAATACCATCGAACATACTGCGGAAGCTGCAGCTGCATTCTGGACGAACAAGACGCGGTCGCCACGGAGCGATGTCTGTACTGCGGCAGCACGAAGATTGTGAGCGGGGTCATGGACCGTATTCTGGATATTGCGGATCGGGAGGAGCCTGTAATGCCCGCTGAGCGGCCGACGTATTATTACCAGGTTCCGCTCGAGTATATTCCCGGCCTAGGCCCTAAGACGCTACGCCGATTGCTCACCCGTTTCGGCACGGAGATGAATATGCTGCACCGGGCTTCTTACGAGGAGCTTGCTGAAGCTGCGGGCGAGACCATTGCCCGCTATTTGACGGAGGCGCGGACTGGGACCCTTGAGCTCACAGCGGGCGGAGGGGGCAAATACGGGAAGGTGAAGATCTGA
- the xerD gene encoding site-specific tyrosine recombinase XerD, translating into MKNDLESFIRFLSEERGLAQNTLDSYERDLSQYIVFLEESGVYSLRDSGKVNITGYLLRLKQKGRATATLSRNMVSIRALYQYMVKVRRMESDPSMHMETPKLEKRIPKVLSVSEMERLLESPLTSTPNGMRDKAMLEVLYATGIRVSELISLDVDSVNLTVGFIRCIGKAGKERIVPLGGIASQYVTEYIDTMRPKLLKQSKSEEALFINHLGTRITRQGFWKIIKRYALESNIQMEITPHTLRHSFAAHLLENGADLRSVQEMLGHADISTTQIYTQVGRGKIKDVYNRTHPRAKIK; encoded by the coding sequence ATGAAAAACGATTTGGAATCGTTTATCCGATTTTTATCCGAAGAACGAGGCTTAGCCCAAAATACACTGGACTCATATGAACGCGATTTGTCGCAATATATAGTTTTTTTGGAGGAATCAGGCGTTTATTCGCTGCGGGACAGCGGGAAGGTGAACATTACCGGTTATCTGCTCAGGTTGAAACAAAAGGGGCGAGCTACGGCGACGCTCTCTCGGAATATGGTGTCTATCCGTGCGTTATATCAGTATATGGTGAAAGTGCGGAGGATGGAGAGCGATCCTTCGATGCACATGGAGACGCCGAAGCTGGAGAAGCGCATCCCTAAGGTGTTATCCGTTTCCGAGATGGAGAGGCTGCTGGAATCACCGCTGACGTCAACGCCGAACGGGATGCGAGACAAAGCGATGCTTGAGGTGCTTTATGCTACAGGTATCCGTGTGTCAGAGCTCATCTCGCTTGATGTCGACAGCGTGAACCTAACGGTTGGCTTTATTCGCTGTATAGGCAAAGCCGGCAAGGAGAGAATCGTTCCGCTTGGCGGTATCGCTTCCCAATACGTAACGGAATATATCGACACGATGCGTCCAAAGCTGCTGAAGCAGTCCAAGTCGGAAGAAGCGCTGTTTATCAATCACTTGGGTACGCGGATCACGAGGCAGGGCTTCTGGAAAATTATTAAACGCTACGCCTTGGAATCGAATATCCAGATGGAAATTACACCGCATACGCTCCGTCACTCGTTCGCTGCTCATTTGCTGGAGAACGGGGCTGATCTGCGTTCCGTTCAAGAAATGCTCGGCCATGCAGATATATCCACTACACAAATTTATACCCAAGTGGGCCGCGGCAAAATAAAAGACGTTTACAATCGCACCCACCCCAGAGCCAAAATCAAATAA
- a CDS encoding DUF4227 family protein, producing MIFHFHIRKWMGRMRFLLLFVVFTFAMYHMLLMVTRFIEPMPKNTEPAGSAVKVFQSENASESPKVSMGERLKLFYWIGE from the coding sequence ATGATCTTTCATTTTCATATCCGGAAGTGGATGGGCCGTATGAGATTCTTGCTTTTGTTTGTGGTGTTTACCTTTGCGATGTATCATATGCTGCTGATGGTAACTCGTTTTATAGAACCCATGCCCAAAAACACAGAGCCGGCGGGGAGCGCGGTGAAGGTGTTTCAAAGTGAGAATGCGTCCGAATCCCCAAAGGTCAGTATGGGCGAGCGATTAAAGCTTTTTTATTGGATCGGCGAATAA
- a CDS encoding DUF3866 family protein → MMMKGVVTIADCNGASGTGQVQIVQVLQSDGATARAIHDLTVFPKLVVGDTVLMNTTAESLGLGTGGYHFIHAILEKHSVSAAAALSGEGHIMKLRYTSLQRAVLAAEEPDSPHHKTLAGRRTLERMPVLIGELHSMLPAAVCWLRQLAEETQRGVRELRIAYIMTDGGALPLSISRHAARLSELGWLAGTVTYGHAYGGDLETVNKFTALLAARHVLHCDIAIVIMGPGIVGTGTIYGCSGLEVGELINAVHALKGVPVIIPRISFADPRERHRGISHHTLTALTDAALTPCSLNLPLIPSTRESMLLMRQSQQYELGRLHRLQWMTAPAAGEMEAALKPYGEPITSMGRGLADDPAFFAAVCCAASAAYRQYLKGRGC, encoded by the coding sequence ATGATGATGAAAGGCGTTGTTACGATAGCGGATTGTAACGGAGCATCCGGAACCGGTCAAGTGCAGATCGTTCAAGTATTGCAGTCCGATGGGGCGACGGCTCGGGCTATTCATGATCTGACCGTCTTTCCCAAGCTTGTCGTTGGGGATACGGTGTTGATGAATACGACCGCAGAATCGCTCGGGCTGGGTACAGGCGGATACCATTTCATCCATGCGATTCTGGAGAAGCACAGTGTTTCGGCTGCCGCCGCTTTATCAGGAGAGGGTCACATTATGAAGCTGCGCTACACATCGCTTCAGCGAGCGGTGCTTGCGGCGGAAGAGCCAGACAGTCCGCACCATAAAACACTGGCTGGACGTAGGACATTGGAGAGAATGCCGGTGCTAATTGGGGAGCTTCACAGCATGCTGCCTGCGGCGGTATGTTGGCTGCGTCAGCTTGCGGAGGAAACGCAGCGCGGTGTGCGAGAACTGAGGATTGCGTATATTATGACGGACGGCGGAGCGCTTCCGCTCTCCATCAGCCGACATGCAGCCAGACTGAGCGAGCTGGGTTGGCTAGCGGGGACCGTCACCTATGGTCATGCTTACGGCGGAGATCTCGAAACCGTAAATAAATTCACAGCTCTGCTTGCGGCTAGACACGTACTCCATTGCGACATCGCCATCGTGATTATGGGCCCCGGCATCGTAGGTACCGGTACTATATACGGCTGCAGCGGTCTTGAAGTCGGAGAGCTCATCAATGCCGTACACGCGCTCAAGGGTGTGCCCGTTATCATCCCGCGAATCAGCTTTGCCGATCCTAGGGAGCGCCATCGGGGCATCAGCCATCACACGCTGACGGCACTAACAGACGCTGCCTTGACGCCGTGCTCCCTCAACCTGCCGTTGATCCCCTCAACAAGGGAGTCCATGCTGCTAATGCGGCAGTCGCAGCAGTATGAGCTAGGCCGCTTGCACCGTCTTCAGTGGATGACTGCTCCTGCTGCGGGTGAAATGGAAGCCGCGCTGAAGCCCTATGGGGAGCCGATTACTTCGATGGGAAGGGGATTAGCAGACGATCCGGCATTTTTTGCAGCCGTGTGCTGTGCAGCTTCGGCAGCCTACCGGCAATATCTGAAAGGGCGGGGCTGCTGA